Proteins co-encoded in one uncultured Bacteroides sp. genomic window:
- a CDS encoding fucose isomerase, with product MTIHLITFSSALQKQTSIYKMHEVLLSELEKFYTIEIVDYKDLYTLTEDDFKLVFIATGGTEKYFVRNFEFLPQPVILLTNGMQNSLSASLEISYWLQCKGLKSEILHGDIKTIVHRIQIHYNNFEAQKAIRGKRIGVIGTPCSWLIASSVDYLLTKRRWGIEFLNIPIENVTNRYELISDDEVGEQAAIIAGKALACREATPEDMIKAMRVYKAIKQICEKEKLVAITLNCYKLINLLGTTGCLALSLLNDEGILAGCEGDLQSIFTFLAIKAVTGNTPFMANPIQINLKNNEIVFAHCSVSTKLTEQYILRSHFESNTGVSIQGILPTGDITIVKCGGECLDEYFVSSGRLLENTNYVNVCRTQIRVKLDNPADYFLRNPIGNHHMVVLGNYEKQLDAFFASNNCKRAE from the coding sequence ATAACCATTCATCTCATCACTTTCTCGTCTGCTTTACAGAAACAGACTTCTATCTATAAGATGCATGAAGTGCTTCTCAGTGAACTAGAGAAGTTTTACACCATAGAGATTGTGGATTACAAGGATTTATACACGCTGACTGAAGATGATTTTAAACTTGTTTTTATTGCTACTGGAGGAACAGAAAAATACTTCGTTCGCAATTTTGAATTCCTACCTCAGCCGGTGATTCTACTGACTAATGGCATGCAGAATTCGCTCTCTGCATCATTGGAAATCTCTTATTGGCTGCAATGTAAAGGACTAAAATCCGAGATTCTTCATGGAGATATAAAGACAATTGTACATAGAATTCAGATACACTACAATAATTTCGAGGCTCAAAAAGCAATCAGAGGAAAAAGAATCGGGGTTATTGGTACGCCTTGTTCGTGGTTAATAGCAAGCAGCGTGGATTATTTGCTGACTAAGCGCCGCTGGGGAATAGAATTTTTAAACATTCCAATCGAGAATGTAACAAACAGATATGAGCTTATTAGTGACGATGAGGTTGGAGAACAGGCTGCTATTATAGCCGGAAAAGCTTTAGCTTGCAGAGAAGCTACTCCGGAAGATATGATAAAAGCAATGCGCGTTTACAAAGCCATTAAGCAAATTTGCGAAAAAGAAAAACTGGTGGCTATAACATTGAATTGTTATAAACTAATTAACCTGTTAGGAACAACCGGATGTTTGGCTCTTTCTTTACTTAATGATGAAGGAATACTTGCAGGTTGTGAGGGAGATTTACAATCAATCTTCACCTTTTTGGCTATTAAAGCTGTAACCGGAAATACCCCATTCATGGCAAATCCTATACAGATTAACCTCAAAAACAATGAAATAGTATTTGCCCATTGCAGTGTCAGCACAAAACTAACGGAACAATATATCCTTAGAAGTCATTTCGAAAGCAATACAGGAGTGTCTATTCAGGGAATCTTACCAACCGGAGATATCACAATAGTAAAGTGCGGCGGTGAATGTCTGGATGAATATTTCGTTTCTTCCGGAAGATTGCTTGAGAATACCAATTACGTCAATGTGTGCCGCACACAAATCCGTGTCAAATTAGACAATCCGGCAGACTATTTTCTGCGAAATCCGATAGGAAACCACCATATGGTAGTTTTAGGTAATTATGAAAAACAGTTGGATGCCTTCTTTGCATCCAATAACTGCAAGCGGGCAGAATAG
- a CDS encoding pyridoxal phosphate-dependent aminotransferase — MPTISIRGNEMPASPIRKLAPLADAAKQKGIHVFHLNIGQPDLPTPQAAIDAIRNIDRTILEYSPSDGYRSYREKLTHYYAKFNINLTADDIIITTGGSEAVLFAFMSCLNPGDEIIVPEPAYANYMAFAISAGAVIRTVATTIEEGFSLPKVEKFEELINERTKGILICNPNNPTGYLYTRKEMNQIRDMVKKYDLFLFSDEVYREFIYTGSPYISACHLEGIENNVVLIDSVSKRYSECGIRIGALITKNKEVRDAVMKFCQARLSPPLIGQIAAEASLDAPEEYSREVYDEYVERRKCLIDGLNKIPGVYSPIPMGAFYTVAKLPVDDSDKFCAWCLSDFEYEGETVFMAPASGFYTTPGAGYNEVRIAYVLKKKDLTRALFILSKALEAYPGRVD; from the coding sequence ATGCCAACTATATCCATTCGTGGAAATGAAATGCCAGCTTCACCAATCAGAAAGCTTGCTCCGCTAGCTGATGCAGCTAAACAAAAAGGAATTCACGTGTTTCACCTGAATATCGGTCAGCCCGATCTTCCTACACCTCAAGCTGCTATTGATGCAATCCGTAATATTGATCGTACTATTTTGGAATATAGTCCTAGTGACGGTTACAGAAGTTATCGTGAAAAGCTTACTCATTATTACGCGAAATTTAATATAAATCTGACAGCGGACGATATTATCATTACTACAGGTGGATCTGAAGCGGTGCTTTTTGCATTTATGTCTTGCCTTAACCCAGGCGATGAGATTATTGTTCCGGAACCAGCTTATGCCAACTACATGGCGTTTGCTATTTCTGCCGGAGCTGTGATTCGTACTGTGGCAACTACTATTGAAGAAGGTTTCTCTCTTCCAAAGGTTGAAAAGTTTGAAGAACTGATCAATGAGCGTACTAAGGGTATTCTTATTTGTAATCCAAACAACCCTACCGGTTATTTATATACTCGCAAGGAGATGAATCAAATCAGAGATATGGTTAAGAAATATGACCTGTTTTTATTCTCTGATGAGGTTTACCGTGAGTTTATTTACACCGGTTCGCCATATATTTCAGCTTGCCACCTTGAAGGAATTGAAAACAATGTTGTATTGATTGATTCAGTATCTAAAAGATATTCTGAGTGCGGTATCCGTATTGGTGCCTTGATTACTAAGAACAAAGAAGTTCGCGATGCGGTTATGAAGTTCTGCCAGGCACGTCTTAGCCCACCTTTAATAGGGCAGATTGCTGCCGAAGCTTCTTTAGACGCTCCGGAAGAATATAGCAGAGAAGTATATGATGAATATGTGGAACGCCGTAAGTGCTTAATTGACGGATTGAATAAAATACCGGGAGTTTATTCTCCCATTCCGATGGGAGCTTTCTATACAGTGGCTAAACTCCCTGTTGATGATTCCGATAAGTTCTGTGCATGGTGTTTGTCTGATTTTGAATATGAAGGAGAAACTGTATTTATGGCTCCGGCTTCGGGTTTTTATACCACTCCGGGAGCAGGATACAATGAAGTACGTATTGCTTATGTGCTAAAGAAAAAGGATCTTACCCGTGCACTTTTTATTCTGAGCAAAGCGCTTGAGGCTTATCCAGGAAGAGTTGATTGA
- a CDS encoding acyltransferase yields MKQYDYITLSKALGIILVVVGHFTSTVYMPAYYVEMKNFIFSFHMPLFMILSGFLFQMSLRKSGKISLLSFLKKKFLRLMVPYFFISFAIAALNLVIGAFMPVKRMVDWHYLLEIFYTNVGGSAVFLWFMYTLFMIFVISGICMRFKKGIVILGALSIALYFIPMSQLFYLSFVHSFIVYFWGGMVFFLLMEKVKVQISAVHIGAAALILTLAFYFRTWFSADYIKQLLNLICGFAGSYLIVSVSHWLAEREDSKILMSLGKYSAYIYLLHMTGVYFIRIVYEKIGLLTPLTYGVALVAAVITGLVIPMLLTKYVIHKNKSLTFLMGGK; encoded by the coding sequence ATGAAGCAGTATGATTACATAACGCTTTCTAAAGCTCTTGGAATTATATTGGTCGTTGTCGGTCATTTTACTTCCACAGTTTATATGCCCGCATATTATGTTGAAATGAAAAATTTTATTTTTTCGTTTCATATGCCGTTATTTATGATTTTGTCCGGCTTTCTGTTTCAGATGTCTTTGCGCAAGTCGGGCAAAATTTCTTTACTCTCTTTTCTTAAAAAGAAGTTTCTGCGTTTAATGGTTCCCTATTTTTTTATATCGTTTGCTATTGCAGCACTTAATCTTGTTATAGGGGCGTTTATGCCGGTAAAGAGAATGGTTGACTGGCATTATCTTCTGGAGATATTTTATACAAATGTTGGCGGATCGGCTGTTTTCTTATGGTTCATGTACACTTTGTTCATGATATTTGTTATATCTGGCATCTGCATGCGTTTTAAAAAAGGTATTGTAATATTAGGAGCCTTATCCATCGCTCTTTATTTCATACCTATGTCCCAGCTGTTTTACTTATCATTTGTGCATTCATTTATCGTCTATTTCTGGGGAGGCATGGTGTTTTTCCTTTTAATGGAAAAGGTAAAAGTGCAAATCTCTGCAGTTCATATTGGAGCAGCAGCCTTAATATTAACATTGGCATTCTATTTTAGGACTTGGTTTTCCGCCGATTATATTAAACAATTGTTGAATCTGATTTGTGGTTTTGCCGGAAGTTATTTAATAGTCTCCGTTTCTCATTGGTTGGCAGAAAGAGAAGATAGTAAAATACTTATGTCGTTGGGTAAGTACAGTGCCTACATTTACCTGCTTCACATGACTGGTGTTTATTTCATAAGAATAGTATATGAGAAGATTGGTTTGTTGACGCCGCTGACTTATGGCGTTGCTTTAGTTGCTGCGGTTATTACAGGACTTGTAATTCCGATGCTGCTAACAAAATATGTTATACATAAAAATAAGTCATTAACCTTTTTAATGGGAGGAAAATAA
- a CDS encoding ABC transporter permease, whose protein sequence is MSFSLFIARRIYSGKEVGKQVSKPAVRIATLGIAIGLMVMIVSVAVVIGFKDEIRSKVIGFGSHIQISNFDSSLSYETRPVVTSDSIIKVISSIPGVKHVQRYSTKPGMIKTDDAFQGMVLKGVGQEFDPTFFRQHLIEGEIPAFSDSSSTNAVVISKSLANKLRLKLGDKIYTYYIQNEVRARRLTIKGIYQTNFSEYDNLFLLTDIRTVNHLNQWEPEQTTGLEIQVNNYDELDQVASRINRHVDKEVDKYGGVYYVQTVKQLNPSVFAWLSLLDMNVWVILILMLGVAGFTMISGLLIIILERTNMIGILKALGAKNFSIREIFLYFSVFLIGKGMLWGNVVGLLFCFIQSKFQIFKLNPETYYIDHVPVEFNIWLFLLINAGTFIASVLMLVGPSYLISKIHPAKSIQFE, encoded by the coding sequence ATGAGTTTTTCGCTTTTTATTGCACGGAGAATATATTCAGGTAAAGAAGTTGGCAAACAAGTTTCTAAGCCGGCTGTGCGCATTGCTACGCTCGGCATTGCCATTGGACTTATGGTGATGATTGTATCAGTGGCAGTGGTGATTGGCTTTAAGGATGAAATCCGAAGTAAGGTTATAGGGTTTGGTTCCCATATTCAGATTAGCAACTTTGATTCTTCTCTCTCTTATGAAACACGTCCTGTAGTTACGAGCGATAGCATAATAAAAGTAATTTCCTCTATTCCAGGAGTAAAGCATGTACAACGTTATTCTACAAAACCAGGAATGATAAAGACGGATGATGCTTTTCAGGGAATGGTTTTAAAAGGAGTAGGGCAGGAGTTTGATCCCACATTCTTTCGTCAGCATCTTATTGAAGGTGAAATTCCCGCCTTTTCTGATTCATCTTCTACCAACGCTGTAGTTATCTCTAAATCTTTGGCTAATAAACTTCGTCTGAAGTTGGGTGATAAGATTTATACCTATTATATTCAAAATGAAGTTCGGGCTCGCAGACTAACTATAAAAGGTATATACCAGACAAACTTTTCAGAATACGATAACCTATTCCTGTTAACTGATATTCGTACGGTGAATCATTTAAATCAATGGGAACCGGAACAGACTACAGGTCTGGAAATTCAGGTGAATAATTATGACGAACTGGATCAGGTTGCATCCAGAATTAATAGACATGTGGATAAAGAAGTGGACAAGTACGGAGGAGTTTATTATGTACAGACAGTGAAACAACTTAATCCATCTGTTTTTGCCTGGCTTAGTTTGCTTGATATGAATGTTTGGGTTATTCTGATATTGATGCTTGGTGTGGCTGGTTTTACCATGATATCCGGGTTATTGATTATTATTCTTGAAAGAACTAATATGATTGGTATTCTAAAGGCGCTTGGAGCAAAAAATTTTAGTATTCGGGAGATATTCCTTTATTTTTCAGTTTTCCTGATTGGAAAAGGTATGCTCTGGGGAAATGTGGTAGGTTTATTATTCTGTTTCATACAGTCAAAATTCCAGATTTTCAAGCTGAATCCTGAGACCTATTACATTGACCATGTACCTGTTGAGTTTAATATCTGGCTATTTCTTTTGATAAATGCCGGGACTTTCATTGCTTCTGTATTAATGTTGGTTGGTCCTTCTTATTTAATCTCTAAGATTCATCCGGCTAAATCAATTCAATTTGAGTAA
- a CDS encoding IS30 family transposase has translation MKHLTQEQRYEISAYLHSGKSKSEIASLVKVHKSTIGREIIRNSYGSWHQYMPREAQKKADLRKKCRPGKVVFTQEMKALAKDLLIEFNYSPEQISGRCKLQSIPMVSHEILYQWIWKDKRQKGRLYKYLRRRGRKNKKRGSEYNSRGILKNRRTIDQRPAIVEERKRFGDFEIDSIIGKNKKSALMTINDRLTGRLWIRKLKGRDPKSMADTAIKCLTSFKGKIFTITSDNGFEFAFHKKIETKLRINFYFAKPYHSWERGANENINGLVRQYFPKGTDFSEVTEKQVEIVENLINSRPRKRLGYYTPMEFINTLKKHRRELRL, from the coding sequence ATGAAACATTTAACCCAAGAACAAAGATATGAAATTTCTGCATATCTTCACAGTGGAAAAAGTAAAAGTGAGATAGCCTCTCTTGTAAAGGTTCATAAAAGTACCATAGGCCGTGAAATCATTCGTAATTCTTATGGCTCCTGGCATCAGTACATGCCCCGTGAAGCTCAAAAGAAAGCTGACTTAAGAAAGAAATGTCGCCCTGGGAAAGTAGTCTTTACCCAAGAAATGAAGGCTCTTGCAAAGGATCTGCTAATAGAATTTAATTATAGTCCGGAACAGATATCAGGTCGGTGCAAATTACAGTCGATTCCCATGGTTTCTCATGAAATACTTTATCAATGGATCTGGAAAGATAAACGTCAGAAAGGACGCCTTTATAAATATTTGCGCCGAAGAGGGCGAAAAAACAAAAAACGCGGCTCTGAATATAATAGTAGAGGGATACTTAAAAATCGCAGAACTATTGATCAAAGACCTGCCATTGTAGAGGAACGCAAAAGGTTTGGTGATTTTGAAATAGATTCTATAATTGGAAAGAATAAAAAGAGTGCACTAATGACCATTAATGATAGGCTTACCGGACGCTTATGGATACGCAAACTTAAGGGGCGTGATCCAAAATCAATGGCAGATACGGCTATTAAATGTTTAACATCATTTAAAGGGAAAATCTTCACTATAACCTCGGATAATGGGTTTGAGTTTGCTTTTCATAAAAAAATAGAAACAAAATTGAGAATTAATTTCTATTTTGCCAAACCCTATCATTCTTGGGAAAGAGGAGCAAATGAAAATATAAATGGATTAGTCAGGCAATACTTTCCTAAGGGGACAGACTTTAGTGAAGTAACTGAAAAACAGGTAGAAATAGTAGAAAATTTAATTAATTCAAGACCGAGAAAAAGGTTGGGATATTATACCCCAATGGAGTTTATTAATACATTAAAAAAACATAGGAGAGAGTTGCGTTTATAA
- a CDS encoding TolC family protein, whose translation MNRQFFIFFFLLLSFRLSAQQEPITLTLKDAEQRFQEHNLSLIAGHYNIDMARAQVIQAKLFENPVISFEQNVYNSFNGKLFYVGKQGDYNASIEQVISIAGQRNQRIKLEKANLKISEYQFGEVLRTLHSELNNTFAELYFSSKSLEVYDKEISSLEKLLQVMKEQQGKGNVSLMESSRIEALLFSLRKERNEAEDSVHSLRGELNVLLSLPPQQEVKLLFDESILKKVDLSSLSYSTLQSQLLERPDIKLANAQIDAARVNLKLQKALAYPSVSLKGSYDKNGSFMKDYFGVGFSVSVPVFNRNQGNIKSARLDAEQNTIEKNAAEEKANAELYTAYTRLQKSLELYKQSNEALERDFGQLITGVNDNFRKRNISMPEFIDYYESYKNVCLQLYETRKNVLLAMENLNTVTGHTLFSY comes from the coding sequence ATGAACAGGCAATTTTTTATTTTCTTTTTTTTGTTACTTTCTTTCAGATTATCAGCTCAACAGGAGCCAATTACTCTCACGTTAAAGGATGCTGAACAGCGTTTCCAGGAGCACAATCTTTCCTTGATTGCCGGGCATTATAATATTGACATGGCTCGGGCACAGGTTATACAGGCTAAATTGTTTGAGAACCCGGTTATCTCCTTCGAACAAAATGTATATAATAGTTTTAATGGCAAGTTATTCTATGTTGGAAAACAGGGTGACTATAATGCAAGTATTGAACAGGTGATAAGTATTGCCGGTCAGCGCAATCAGCGTATTAAGCTGGAGAAGGCAAACCTGAAGATTTCCGAGTATCAGTTCGGGGAAGTTCTGAGAACCTTACACAGTGAGCTGAACAATACATTTGCCGAGCTTTATTTTTCATCAAAGTCATTAGAGGTTTATGATAAGGAGATATCTTCTTTAGAGAAGTTGCTTCAGGTCATGAAAGAGCAACAGGGCAAAGGTAATGTCTCTTTGATGGAGAGCTCAAGAATAGAAGCATTGCTGTTCTCTCTAAGAAAAGAACGCAATGAAGCAGAAGATTCTGTTCACTCCTTGCGGGGGGAACTCAACGTATTGTTATCACTACCTCCACAACAGGAGGTTAAACTTTTGTTTGACGAGAGCATATTAAAGAAAGTCGACCTCTCTTCTCTTTCTTATTCTACCCTTCAGAGCCAGCTATTGGAACGTCCGGATATAAAACTGGCAAATGCACAGATAGATGCTGCCCGGGTAAATCTGAAATTACAGAAAGCGCTTGCTTATCCTTCCGTTTCACTGAAAGGATCTTATGATAAGAATGGCAGTTTCATGAAAGATTACTTTGGAGTAGGATTCAGTGTCTCAGTTCCGGTATTCAACAGGAATCAGGGAAATATCAAGTCGGCCCGTCTGGATGCAGAGCAAAACACCATTGAGAAAAACGCTGCTGAGGAAAAGGCTAATGCAGAGCTTTACACTGCATATACCCGTTTGCAGAAATCACTTGAATTATATAAGCAATCCAACGAAGCATTGGAACGCGATTTTGGGCAACTCATTACAGGAGTAAACGACAATTTCCGCAAGCGAAATATCAGTATGCCCGAGTTTATAGATTATTACGAGAGTTATAAGAATGTGTGCCTGCAGCTTTACGAAACACGCAAGAACGTTCTTCTGGCCATGGAAAACCTCAATACAGTAACCGGCCACACTCTTTTTTCCTACTAA
- a CDS encoding efflux RND transporter periplasmic adaptor subunit has protein sequence MNRNLFLLPAVITCLSACSHSAEQQDNKVKPLIMTDSLKKVVSLDTVGMRNATNEMMLNGRVTFNQEKVAKVYSIFGGNVTEVYTEIGDYVKKGQVLAVVRSGEIADYQKQLNDANQHSLVAKRNLQTAEDMSHSGMASDRDLLQAKQEMANARSEQKRIKELYNIYHISGNSVYRIKAPVSGFVVDKKINKDMQIRSDQNEELFTISGLDNVWVMADVYESDISKVKEGAPVRITTLAYPDKEFYGSIDKVYNMLDDESKTMSARIKLNNDHFMLKPGMFANVYVQCQPSGKPMLCVQSKDIIFENSKQYVVVMQPNKQLKVCEVVVGNQQGKYSYISYGIKKGDVLISQNALLVYNALNAD, from the coding sequence ATGAATCGAAATCTTTTTTTACTACCGGCAGTAATTACCTGCCTCAGTGCCTGTTCCCATTCGGCAGAGCAACAGGATAATAAAGTGAAACCGTTGATAATGACGGATAGTCTTAAAAAGGTTGTATCACTAGATACCGTTGGCATGCGTAACGCAACAAATGAAATGATGCTTAACGGACGAGTAACCTTCAATCAGGAGAAGGTTGCCAAGGTTTATTCTATATTTGGCGGAAATGTAACCGAAGTCTATACTGAGATAGGTGATTATGTAAAGAAGGGGCAAGTGCTGGCTGTAGTTAGAAGTGGCGAGATTGCCGACTATCAAAAGCAACTTAACGATGCCAATCAGCACTCTCTTGTGGCAAAACGTAATTTGCAGACTGCAGAAGATATGTCTCATTCTGGAATGGCTTCTGACAGAGACCTGTTGCAAGCTAAACAGGAAATGGCAAATGCCCGGTCTGAGCAGAAGCGTATAAAGGAACTATATAATATCTATCACATTTCCGGTAATTCGGTGTACCGTATCAAAGCACCAGTCTCAGGATTTGTGGTCGATAAAAAGATAAATAAGGACATGCAGATTCGTTCCGATCAGAATGAAGAGTTATTTACTATCTCAGGTCTGGACAATGTGTGGGTAATGGCCGATGTGTATGAAAGTGATATCAGTAAAGTTAAGGAAGGAGCACCAGTACGTATAACTACTCTGGCATATCCCGATAAAGAGTTTTATGGCTCTATTGATAAAGTGTATAATATGCTCGATGATGAAAGTAAAACAATGAGTGCACGTATCAAACTGAATAATGATCATTTTATGCTAAAACCGGGCATGTTTGCCAATGTCTATGTGCAGTGCCAGCCGTCAGGAAAGCCGATGCTTTGTGTTCAATCCAAGGATATTATATTTGAAAACAGCAAACAATATGTGGTTGTAATGCAACCCAACAAACAATTAAAAGTTTGCGAGGTGGTAGTTGGCAATCAACAGGGAAAATATTCTTATATAAGTTACGGAATCAAGAAGGGAGATGTTTTGATTAGTCAGAATGCTCTGTTAGTATATAATGCTTTGAATGCTGATTAA